A section of the Oncorhynchus gorbuscha isolate QuinsamMale2020 ecotype Even-year linkage group LG06, OgorEven_v1.0, whole genome shotgun sequence genome encodes:
- the LOC124037647 gene encoding pseudouridylate synthase 7 homolog isoform X2 — MGGFQDITFSGFEQTHTHTHTCVGKLEYFTVRTLLNNLCPMADTEPMLVPAPGGEKRACPALEDEVAHSTKRPRVQKDENNRGGHSHKPAQDEAEEPEGEETEPLEEEDGEGAGLGSGEAFAEMMKHGLTELDVGILKFVSEHKGFSGILKERYSDFVVHEVNKEGKTVQLDDLSVPEEAEEASVAEQPGSEVFTEEQKHQLEQLQLFKKKEDNVSIEMEDDTKEKRTLVHKAVKTLYPGLETKTEEREGKKFIVAYHAAGQKALAAPRKHSWPKSRGAFCHFVLYKENKDTMEAINVLSKFLRMRPNVFSYMGTKDKRAITVQEIAVLKVTAERLSHLNKCLNNFKLGNFCYKKHPLKLGELRGNHFTVVIRNITGTDDQVQQAMTSLRETGFINYYGMQRFGTTAVPTHQVGKAILQDNWNEVIDLILKPRPGAEKGYLVKCREEWAQSQDPEAALKKLPVKRCVEGQLLRGLSMYGKKNIITAFAMIPRNNRLMYIHSYQSFMWNTMVSRRIEAFGLKAVEGDLVLRGGTAFVLSAAEAETQSIQDVVMPLPGFDVIYPTHHVGKGYREKLSADNLDIDNMRHRVRDYSLAGAYRRILIKPSDVSWEVINYDDPRISLVHTDVEKLEDQPPPVFNKEGKYRALRMEFSLPPSTYATMAIREVLKMDTSIKNQTQLNTIWLN, encoded by the exons ATGGGCGGGTTTCAAGACATTACTTTTTCCGGATtcgagcaaacacacacacacacacacacgtgtgtaggAAAACTGGAGTACTTCACTGTGCGTACTCTACTGAATAA CTTGTGTCCTATGGCGGATACAGAGCCCATGCTGGTCCCTGCCCCTGGGGGGGAGAAAAGGGCCTGCCCTGCCTTGGAGGATGAGGTGGCCCACAGCACCAAGAGACCCAGAGTCCAGAaggatgagaacaacagaggagGACACTCTCACAAGCCAGCCCAGGATGAGGCAGAAGaaccagagggggaggagacagagccactggaagaggaggatggagaagggGCCGGGTTAGGTTCTGGAGAGGCTTTTGCAGAGATGATGAAGCATGGGCTCACAGAGCTGGATGTGGGGATTCTGAAATTTGTCAGTGAACACAAGGGCTTCTCTGGGATCCTCAAGGAGAG GTACTCTGACTTTGTCGTACATGAGGTCAACAAAGAAGGCAAGACAGTGCAGTTGGATGATCTCTCGGTCCCTGAGGAGGCTGAG GAAGCCAGTGTGGCAGAGCAGCCAGGGTCTGAGGTTTTCACAGAGGAGCAGAAACACCAACTTGAGCAGCTGCAGCTCTTCAAGAAAAAAGAGGACAACGTGTCCATAGAG ATGGAGGATGACACCAAAGAGAAACGAACCCTGGTCCACAAAGCTGTCAAGACCCTGTACCCTGGACTGGAGACCAAGACAGAGGAGCGGGAGGGAAAGAAGTTCATCGTGGCCTACCACGCAGCCGGGCAGAAAGCACTCGCAG CCCCCAGGAAACACTCCTGGCCTAAGAGCCGTGGGGCCTTCTGCCACTTTGTCCTTTACAAAGAGAACAAGGACACCATGGAGGCCATCAACGTGCTGTCCAAGTTCCTCAG GATGAGGCCTAATGTGTTCTCTTACATGGGGACCAAGGACAAGAGAGCCATCACTGTGCAGGAGATTGCAGTTCTCAA GGTCACAGCAGAAAGACTGTCTCACCTTAACAAGTGCCTCAATAACTTCAAGCTGGGAAACTTCTGCTACAAGAAACACCCTCTGAAACTGGGGGAACTACGGGGAAATCATTtcactgtggtcatcag GAACATCACCGGGACAGATGACCAGGTCCAGCAGGCCATGACCTCCCTCAGAGAGACAGGCTTTATCAACTACTACGGCATGCAGCGCTTTGGCACCACTGCCGTGCCCACACACCAGGTTGGCAA AGCCATCCTGCAAGACAACTGGAATGAAGTGATAGATCTGATCCTGAAGCCTCGCCCTGGAG CGGAGAAAGGTTACCTAGTGAAGTGTCGTGAGGAGTGGGCCCAGTCCCAGGACCCAGAGGCAGCGCTTAAGAAGCTACCTGTGAAACGCTGTGTGGAGGGACAGCTGCTCCGAGGCCTCTCCATGTACGGCAAGAAGAACATCATCACTGCATTTGCCATG ATCCCTCGTAACAACCGGCTGATGTACATCCACAGCTACCAGAGCTTTATGTGGAACACCATGGTCAGCAGACGCATTGAGGCCTTCGGGCTGAAAGCTGTGGAGGGAGACCTCGTGCTCAGAGGAG GCACTGCGTTCGTGCTGTCTGCAGCCGAGGCAGAGACCCAGTCTATTCAGGACGTGGTGATGCCCCTACCAGGGTTTGATGTCATCTACCCCACTCACCACG TGGGGAAGGGCTACAGGGAGAAGCTGAGTGCAGATAACCTGGACATTGACAACATGAGACACAGGGTGAGGGACTACTCTCTGGCCGGGGCCTACCGACGCATCCTCATCAAACCCAGTGACGTCAGCTG GGAGGTGATTAACTATGATGACCCTCGCATCTCTCTGGTTCACACGGATGTGGAGAAACTAGAGGACCAACCTCCTCCGGTCTTCAACAAAG AGGGGAAGTACAGGGCTTTGAGGATGGagttctctctgcctccctccacctATGCCACCATGGCCATCAGAGAGGTGCTCAAGATGGACACCAGCATCAAGAACCAGACCCAGCTCAACACCATCTGGCTCAActaa
- the LOC124037647 gene encoding pseudouridylate synthase 7 homolog isoform X1 — protein MGGFQDITFSGFEQTHTHTHTCVGKLEYFTVRTLLNNLCPMADTEPMLVPAPGGEKRACPALEDEVAHSTKRPRVQKDENNRGGHSHKPAQDEAEEPEGEETEPLEEEDGEGAGLGSGEAFAEMMKHGLTELDVGILKFVSEHKGFSGILKERYSDFVVHEVNKEGKTVQLDDLSVPEEAEEASVAEQPGSEVFTEEQKHQLEQLQLFKKKEDNVSIEMEDDTKEKRTLVHKAVKTLYPGLETKTEEREGKKFIVAYHAAGQKALAEDKIAAAPRKHSWPKSRGAFCHFVLYKENKDTMEAINVLSKFLRMRPNVFSYMGTKDKRAITVQEIAVLKVTAERLSHLNKCLNNFKLGNFCYKKHPLKLGELRGNHFTVVIRNITGTDDQVQQAMTSLRETGFINYYGMQRFGTTAVPTHQVGKAILQDNWNEVIDLILKPRPGAEKGYLVKCREEWAQSQDPEAALKKLPVKRCVEGQLLRGLSMYGKKNIITAFAMIPRNNRLMYIHSYQSFMWNTMVSRRIEAFGLKAVEGDLVLRGGTAFVLSAAEAETQSIQDVVMPLPGFDVIYPTHHVGKGYREKLSADNLDIDNMRHRVRDYSLAGAYRRILIKPSDVSWEVINYDDPRISLVHTDVEKLEDQPPPVFNKEGKYRALRMEFSLPPSTYATMAIREVLKMDTSIKNQTQLNTIWLN, from the exons ATGGGCGGGTTTCAAGACATTACTTTTTCCGGATtcgagcaaacacacacacacacacacacgtgtgtaggAAAACTGGAGTACTTCACTGTGCGTACTCTACTGAATAA CTTGTGTCCTATGGCGGATACAGAGCCCATGCTGGTCCCTGCCCCTGGGGGGGAGAAAAGGGCCTGCCCTGCCTTGGAGGATGAGGTGGCCCACAGCACCAAGAGACCCAGAGTCCAGAaggatgagaacaacagaggagGACACTCTCACAAGCCAGCCCAGGATGAGGCAGAAGaaccagagggggaggagacagagccactggaagaggaggatggagaagggGCCGGGTTAGGTTCTGGAGAGGCTTTTGCAGAGATGATGAAGCATGGGCTCACAGAGCTGGATGTGGGGATTCTGAAATTTGTCAGTGAACACAAGGGCTTCTCTGGGATCCTCAAGGAGAG GTACTCTGACTTTGTCGTACATGAGGTCAACAAAGAAGGCAAGACAGTGCAGTTGGATGATCTCTCGGTCCCTGAGGAGGCTGAG GAAGCCAGTGTGGCAGAGCAGCCAGGGTCTGAGGTTTTCACAGAGGAGCAGAAACACCAACTTGAGCAGCTGCAGCTCTTCAAGAAAAAAGAGGACAACGTGTCCATAGAG ATGGAGGATGACACCAAAGAGAAACGAACCCTGGTCCACAAAGCTGTCAAGACCCTGTACCCTGGACTGGAGACCAAGACAGAGGAGCGGGAGGGAAAGAAGTTCATCGTGGCCTACCACGCAGCCGGGCAGAAAGCACTCGCAG AGGACAAAATCGCTGCAG CCCCCAGGAAACACTCCTGGCCTAAGAGCCGTGGGGCCTTCTGCCACTTTGTCCTTTACAAAGAGAACAAGGACACCATGGAGGCCATCAACGTGCTGTCCAAGTTCCTCAG GATGAGGCCTAATGTGTTCTCTTACATGGGGACCAAGGACAAGAGAGCCATCACTGTGCAGGAGATTGCAGTTCTCAA GGTCACAGCAGAAAGACTGTCTCACCTTAACAAGTGCCTCAATAACTTCAAGCTGGGAAACTTCTGCTACAAGAAACACCCTCTGAAACTGGGGGAACTACGGGGAAATCATTtcactgtggtcatcag GAACATCACCGGGACAGATGACCAGGTCCAGCAGGCCATGACCTCCCTCAGAGAGACAGGCTTTATCAACTACTACGGCATGCAGCGCTTTGGCACCACTGCCGTGCCCACACACCAGGTTGGCAA AGCCATCCTGCAAGACAACTGGAATGAAGTGATAGATCTGATCCTGAAGCCTCGCCCTGGAG CGGAGAAAGGTTACCTAGTGAAGTGTCGTGAGGAGTGGGCCCAGTCCCAGGACCCAGAGGCAGCGCTTAAGAAGCTACCTGTGAAACGCTGTGTGGAGGGACAGCTGCTCCGAGGCCTCTCCATGTACGGCAAGAAGAACATCATCACTGCATTTGCCATG ATCCCTCGTAACAACCGGCTGATGTACATCCACAGCTACCAGAGCTTTATGTGGAACACCATGGTCAGCAGACGCATTGAGGCCTTCGGGCTGAAAGCTGTGGAGGGAGACCTCGTGCTCAGAGGAG GCACTGCGTTCGTGCTGTCTGCAGCCGAGGCAGAGACCCAGTCTATTCAGGACGTGGTGATGCCCCTACCAGGGTTTGATGTCATCTACCCCACTCACCACG TGGGGAAGGGCTACAGGGAGAAGCTGAGTGCAGATAACCTGGACATTGACAACATGAGACACAGGGTGAGGGACTACTCTCTGGCCGGGGCCTACCGACGCATCCTCATCAAACCCAGTGACGTCAGCTG GGAGGTGATTAACTATGATGACCCTCGCATCTCTCTGGTTCACACGGATGTGGAGAAACTAGAGGACCAACCTCCTCCGGTCTTCAACAAAG AGGGGAAGTACAGGGCTTTGAGGATGGagttctctctgcctccctccacctATGCCACCATGGCCATCAGAGAGGTGCTCAAGATGGACACCAGCATCAAGAACCAGACCCAGCTCAACACCATCTGGCTCAActaa
- the LOC124037647 gene encoding pseudouridylate synthase 7 homolog isoform X3, whose amino-acid sequence MADTEPMLVPAPGGEKRACPALEDEVAHSTKRPRVQKDENNRGGHSHKPAQDEAEEPEGEETEPLEEEDGEGAGLGSGEAFAEMMKHGLTELDVGILKFVSEHKGFSGILKERYSDFVVHEVNKEGKTVQLDDLSVPEEAEEASVAEQPGSEVFTEEQKHQLEQLQLFKKKEDNVSIEMEDDTKEKRTLVHKAVKTLYPGLETKTEEREGKKFIVAYHAAGQKALAEDKIAAAPRKHSWPKSRGAFCHFVLYKENKDTMEAINVLSKFLRMRPNVFSYMGTKDKRAITVQEIAVLKVTAERLSHLNKCLNNFKLGNFCYKKHPLKLGELRGNHFTVVIRNITGTDDQVQQAMTSLRETGFINYYGMQRFGTTAVPTHQVGKAILQDNWNEVIDLILKPRPGAEKGYLVKCREEWAQSQDPEAALKKLPVKRCVEGQLLRGLSMYGKKNIITAFAMIPRNNRLMYIHSYQSFMWNTMVSRRIEAFGLKAVEGDLVLRGGTAFVLSAAEAETQSIQDVVMPLPGFDVIYPTHHVGKGYREKLSADNLDIDNMRHRVRDYSLAGAYRRILIKPSDVSWEVINYDDPRISLVHTDVEKLEDQPPPVFNKEGKYRALRMEFSLPPSTYATMAIREVLKMDTSIKNQTQLNTIWLN is encoded by the exons ATGGCGGATACAGAGCCCATGCTGGTCCCTGCCCCTGGGGGGGAGAAAAGGGCCTGCCCTGCCTTGGAGGATGAGGTGGCCCACAGCACCAAGAGACCCAGAGTCCAGAaggatgagaacaacagaggagGACACTCTCACAAGCCAGCCCAGGATGAGGCAGAAGaaccagagggggaggagacagagccactggaagaggaggatggagaagggGCCGGGTTAGGTTCTGGAGAGGCTTTTGCAGAGATGATGAAGCATGGGCTCACAGAGCTGGATGTGGGGATTCTGAAATTTGTCAGTGAACACAAGGGCTTCTCTGGGATCCTCAAGGAGAG GTACTCTGACTTTGTCGTACATGAGGTCAACAAAGAAGGCAAGACAGTGCAGTTGGATGATCTCTCGGTCCCTGAGGAGGCTGAG GAAGCCAGTGTGGCAGAGCAGCCAGGGTCTGAGGTTTTCACAGAGGAGCAGAAACACCAACTTGAGCAGCTGCAGCTCTTCAAGAAAAAAGAGGACAACGTGTCCATAGAG ATGGAGGATGACACCAAAGAGAAACGAACCCTGGTCCACAAAGCTGTCAAGACCCTGTACCCTGGACTGGAGACCAAGACAGAGGAGCGGGAGGGAAAGAAGTTCATCGTGGCCTACCACGCAGCCGGGCAGAAAGCACTCGCAG AGGACAAAATCGCTGCAG CCCCCAGGAAACACTCCTGGCCTAAGAGCCGTGGGGCCTTCTGCCACTTTGTCCTTTACAAAGAGAACAAGGACACCATGGAGGCCATCAACGTGCTGTCCAAGTTCCTCAG GATGAGGCCTAATGTGTTCTCTTACATGGGGACCAAGGACAAGAGAGCCATCACTGTGCAGGAGATTGCAGTTCTCAA GGTCACAGCAGAAAGACTGTCTCACCTTAACAAGTGCCTCAATAACTTCAAGCTGGGAAACTTCTGCTACAAGAAACACCCTCTGAAACTGGGGGAACTACGGGGAAATCATTtcactgtggtcatcag GAACATCACCGGGACAGATGACCAGGTCCAGCAGGCCATGACCTCCCTCAGAGAGACAGGCTTTATCAACTACTACGGCATGCAGCGCTTTGGCACCACTGCCGTGCCCACACACCAGGTTGGCAA AGCCATCCTGCAAGACAACTGGAATGAAGTGATAGATCTGATCCTGAAGCCTCGCCCTGGAG CGGAGAAAGGTTACCTAGTGAAGTGTCGTGAGGAGTGGGCCCAGTCCCAGGACCCAGAGGCAGCGCTTAAGAAGCTACCTGTGAAACGCTGTGTGGAGGGACAGCTGCTCCGAGGCCTCTCCATGTACGGCAAGAAGAACATCATCACTGCATTTGCCATG ATCCCTCGTAACAACCGGCTGATGTACATCCACAGCTACCAGAGCTTTATGTGGAACACCATGGTCAGCAGACGCATTGAGGCCTTCGGGCTGAAAGCTGTGGAGGGAGACCTCGTGCTCAGAGGAG GCACTGCGTTCGTGCTGTCTGCAGCCGAGGCAGAGACCCAGTCTATTCAGGACGTGGTGATGCCCCTACCAGGGTTTGATGTCATCTACCCCACTCACCACG TGGGGAAGGGCTACAGGGAGAAGCTGAGTGCAGATAACCTGGACATTGACAACATGAGACACAGGGTGAGGGACTACTCTCTGGCCGGGGCCTACCGACGCATCCTCATCAAACCCAGTGACGTCAGCTG GGAGGTGATTAACTATGATGACCCTCGCATCTCTCTGGTTCACACGGATGTGGAGAAACTAGAGGACCAACCTCCTCCGGTCTTCAACAAAG AGGGGAAGTACAGGGCTTTGAGGATGGagttctctctgcctccctccacctATGCCACCATGGCCATCAGAGAGGTGCTCAAGATGGACACCAGCATCAAGAACCAGACCCAGCTCAACACCATCTGGCTCAActaa